One Campylobacter concisus DNA segment encodes these proteins:
- the mraY gene encoding phospho-N-acetylmuramoyl-pentapeptide-transferase has protein sequence MFYYIYEILNFNIFQYITVRAGIAFFIAFILTAYLMPKFIAWAKAKNAAQPIYELAPQTHQKKAKTPTMGGLVFVFTAVIATIICARLDNAFVLASLFCLVCFTLLGYKDDYSKILGAKNHAGLSPKAKLFFQFLIAFLLAAFLYISKELNTEFYLPFYKQPIFDMKIFAIFFWTLVIVAASNAVNLTDGLDGLAAVPSIFSLLTLGVFAYICGHAVFSSYLLLPKIAGVGESVVVASALIGSLMGFLWFNCHPAEVFMGDSGSLSVGAYIGFMGVATKNEILLIIIGLIFVVETLSVILQVGSFKIFKRRIFLMAPIHHHFEIKGWAENKIIVRFWIIALLANLIALTALKIR, from the coding sequence ATGTTTTACTATATCTACGAAATTTTAAATTTTAATATCTTTCAGTATATCACCGTTCGCGCTGGCATCGCGTTTTTCATAGCATTTATCTTGACAGCTTATCTGATGCCTAAATTTATCGCCTGGGCAAAGGCAAAAAACGCCGCCCAGCCTATCTACGAGCTCGCGCCACAAACTCACCAAAAAAAGGCCAAAACGCCAACAATGGGCGGACTTGTCTTTGTCTTTACAGCCGTGATCGCCACGATCATCTGTGCTAGGCTTGATAACGCTTTCGTGCTAGCCTCGCTCTTTTGCCTAGTTTGTTTTACTTTGCTTGGCTATAAGGATGATTACAGCAAAATTTTAGGTGCGAAAAACCACGCCGGCCTAAGCCCAAAGGCAAAGCTCTTTTTTCAGTTTCTAATCGCCTTTTTGCTCGCAGCGTTTTTATACATCAGCAAAGAGCTAAACACCGAGTTTTACCTGCCATTTTACAAGCAGCCGATCTTTGATATGAAAATTTTTGCCATTTTCTTTTGGACGCTAGTCATCGTCGCAGCCTCAAATGCGGTAAATTTAACAGACGGACTTGACGGACTTGCCGCCGTGCCATCGATATTTTCGCTTCTAACTCTTGGCGTTTTTGCCTACATCTGCGGCCACGCCGTCTTTAGCTCGTACCTGCTTTTACCAAAGATCGCAGGCGTTGGCGAGAGCGTAGTCGTAGCCTCTGCGCTCATTGGCTCGCTCATGGGCTTTTTGTGGTTTAACTGCCATCCGGCCGAGGTCTTTATGGGCGATAGTGGCAGCCTAAGCGTTGGTGCATATATCGGTTTTATGGGCGTTGCGACCAAAAATGAAATTTTGCTCATCATCATCGGCCTCATCTTTGTCGTTGAGACGCTAAGTGTCATCTTGCAGGTGGGTAGTTTTAAAATTTTTAAACGCAGAATTTTCCTAATGGCGCCTATACATCACCATTTTGAGATAAAAGGCTGGGCGGAAAATAAGATCATCGTGCGCTTTTGGATCATCGCGCTTTTGGCAAATTTGATCGCACTAACGGCGCTAAAGATCAGGTAG
- the gpmI gene encoding 2,3-bisphosphoglycerate-independent phosphoglycerate mutase, with amino-acid sequence MAQKTILIITDGIGSNKNGKFNAFEAAKKPNYDKFFKEIPNSLIKTSGNAVGLPEGQMGNSEVGHMCIGSGRVLYQNLVKISRSFDDGSIAENEALKALFKKCKKIHVIGLYSDGGVHSHMEHFDGMCELASKNGCEVFAHAITDGRDVSPNSGLNFIKSLEAKFKVATVCGRFYAMDRDKRWERVKEAYDSLVGGANLSDLAPSEYLQKSYDEGVTDEFVKPTSFNGFSGMGEDDGVIFINFRNDRAREICEALGEEKFSEFERPFAIKNLITMTEYDANFKFEVLFKNEKIKNTLSEVIAAAGLRQLHTAETEKYAHVTFFFNGGVEELASNETRVLIPSPKVKTYDEKPEMSAAEVCKAVLKGMEDEQDFIVVNFANGDMVGHTGNYEAAIKAVEAVDRALGEIYAKAKEKNYAMIITSDHGNCEEMRDSSGELLTNHTTYDVFCFVMADGVKELKNGGLNNIAPSVLKIMGLEIPAEMDEALF; translated from the coding sequence ATGGCTCAAAAAACTATACTTATAATAACTGATGGCATAGGATCAAACAAAAATGGCAAATTTAATGCATTTGAGGCGGCTAAAAAGCCAAACTACGATAAATTTTTTAAAGAAATTCCAAACTCACTCATAAAAACTTCTGGAAACGCTGTGGGGCTACCTGAGGGGCAGATGGGAAATAGTGAAGTAGGGCACATGTGCATAGGAAGCGGTCGAGTTTTGTATCAAAATTTGGTCAAAATTTCACGCAGCTTTGATGACGGCTCTATAGCAGAAAATGAAGCACTAAAAGCTCTTTTTAAAAAGTGCAAAAAAATTCACGTCATAGGGCTTTATAGCGACGGCGGCGTGCACTCTCATATGGAGCATTTTGACGGCATGTGCGAGCTTGCTAGTAAAAATGGCTGCGAAGTTTTTGCCCACGCTATCACCGACGGACGCGACGTTAGCCCAAACAGCGGCCTAAATTTCATAAAAAGCTTGGAGGCTAAATTTAAGGTAGCGACCGTTTGTGGGAGATTTTACGCAATGGATAGAGATAAACGCTGGGAGCGCGTAAAAGAGGCCTATGATAGCTTGGTAGGGGGAGCAAATTTAAGCGATCTAGCACCAAGCGAGTATCTGCAAAAAAGCTACGACGAGGGCGTGACTGACGAGTTTGTAAAGCCAACAAGCTTTAATGGCTTTAGTGGTATGGGCGAAGATGACGGCGTGATCTTTATAAATTTTAGAAATGATAGAGCAAGAGAGATTTGCGAGGCTCTAGGCGAGGAGAAATTTAGCGAGTTTGAGCGACCTTTTGCTATCAAAAATCTTATCACCATGACCGAATATGACGCAAATTTTAAATTTGAAGTGCTATTTAAAAATGAAAAGATAAAAAACACTCTAAGCGAGGTCATAGCGGCCGCTGGTTTAAGGCAGCTTCACACGGCTGAGACTGAAAAATACGCCCACGTAACATTTTTCTTTAATGGTGGCGTCGAGGAGCTAGCCAGCAACGAAACAAGGGTGCTCATCCCTAGTCCAAAGGTCAAAACCTACGACGAAAAGCCAGAGATGAGCGCTGCTGAGGTTTGCAAGGCTGTGCTAAAGGGCATGGAGGATGAGCAAGACTTTATCGTAGTAAATTTCGCAAATGGCGATATGGTAGGACACACTGGCAACTACGAGGCTGCTATAAAGGCGGTTGAAGCAGTGGATAGGGCTCTTGGAGAAATTTACGCCAAGGCAAAAGAGAAAAACTACGCCATGATCATCACGAGCGATCACGGAAACTGCGAAGAGATGCGTGATAGCAGCGGCGAGCTACTGACAAATCACACAACTTATGACGTCTTTTGCTTTGTTATGGCTGATGGGGTTAAAGAGCTAAAAAATGGCGGCCTAAACAACATCGCGCCTAGTGTTTTAAAGATCATGGGGCTTGAAATTCCAGCTGAAATGGACGAGGCGTTATTTTAA
- the fabG gene encoding 3-oxoacyl-ACP reductase FabG has translation MKFSGKNVLITGASRGIGAQIAKTLANMGLKVWINYRSKPEIADALQAEIEQNGGKAAVIKFDATDDDEFIKGINLIVDSDGELSYLVNNAGITNDKLALRMKTSEFTDVINANLTSAFIGCREALKVMSKKRFGAVVNVASIVGEMGNAGQVNYSASKGGLIAMNKSFAKEGASRNIRFNSVTPGFIETDMTHGLSDEVKKTYSDNIPLKRFGSASEVAEAVAFLLSDHASYVTGETLKINGGLYM, from the coding sequence ATGAAATTTAGCGGAAAAAACGTGCTAATAACAGGTGCAAGCAGAGGTATCGGCGCACAGATCGCAAAGACGCTTGCAAATATGGGCTTAAAAGTGTGGATAAACTACCGCTCAAAGCCTGAGATAGCAGACGCTTTGCAGGCTGAGATCGAGCAAAATGGCGGCAAGGCTGCAGTGATAAAATTTGACGCGACAGACGATGATGAATTTATAAAAGGTATAAATTTGATAGTCGATAGCGACGGCGAGCTAAGCTACCTCGTAAATAACGCTGGCATCACAAATGACAAGCTAGCGCTTCGCATGAAAACTAGCGAATTTACAGATGTGATAAATGCAAATTTAACTTCAGCTTTCATAGGATGTAGGGAGGCTTTAAAAGTGATGAGCAAAAAGCGCTTTGGAGCAGTCGTAAACGTCGCATCTATCGTTGGTGAGATGGGAAATGCTGGACAGGTGAATTATTCAGCCAGCAAGGGCGGACTAATCGCCATGAATAAGAGCTTTGCAAAAGAGGGCGCAAGCAGAAATATCCGCTTTAATAGCGTAACTCCGGGCTTTATCGAGACCGATATGACGCATGGGCTAAGCGATGAGGTGAAAAAAACTTATAGCGATAATATCCCGCTTAAACGCTTTGGCAGTGCTAGCGAGGTGGCCGAGGCCGTGGCATTTTTACTAAGTGATCATGCTAGCTACGTGACTGGCGAGACGCTAAAAATAAACGGCGGACTTTATATGTAA
- the acpP gene encoding acyl carrier protein, translated as MAVFEDVRDVVVEQLSVDPQAVKLESKIIEDLGADSLDVVELVMALEEKFEVEIPDSEAEKLVSIQDVVNYIEKLGK; from the coding sequence ATGGCAGTATTTGAAGACGTAAGAGACGTAGTTGTAGAGCAACTAAGCGTAGATCCACAAGCGGTAAAACTAGAGTCTAAAATCATCGAAGATTTGGGCGCTGATTCACTTGACGTTGTAGAGCTAGTTATGGCTTTAGAAGAGAAATTTGAAGTAGAAATTCCTGATAGCGAAGCAGAGAAATTAGTAAGCATTCAAGACGTTGTAAATTATATAGAAAAACTAGGCAAATAA
- a CDS encoding beta-ketoacyl-ACP synthase II has product MKRVVVTGIGMINALGLDKESSFKAICDGKTGVKEITSFDVSEFPVKIAAEITDFDPNSILDGKEVKKVDRFIQLGIKASNEAMADANFKEFDAHKFGVSSAAGIGGLPNIEKNSITYFEKGVKRISPFFIPSALVNMLGGIVSINHGLKGPNLSSVTACAASTHAISQAAKCIMIGQATNMLVIGAESTICGVGIGGFAAMKALSTRNDEPSKASRPFDANRDGFVMGEGAGALVLEEYESAVARGAKIYAEVVGFGESGDAHHITSPTLEGPLSAMKQALDMAKGVKIDYVNAHGTSTPVNDKNETAALKAVFGDKCPPVSSTKGQTGHCLGGAGAIEAVISIMAMRDGIIPPTINYETPDPDCDLDYVPNKARKADIKAVMSNSFGFGGTNGVVIFKKLD; this is encoded by the coding sequence TTGAAACGAGTCGTTGTAACTGGTATTGGCATGATAAACGCACTTGGTCTTGATAAAGAGAGCTCTTTTAAGGCTATTTGCGATGGTAAAACAGGTGTGAAAGAGATCACGAGCTTTGATGTAAGCGAATTCCCTGTTAAAATTGCTGCCGAGATAACTGATTTTGATCCAAATAGCATTTTAGACGGCAAAGAGGTGAAAAAAGTAGATCGTTTCATACAGCTTGGCATAAAAGCATCTAACGAAGCTATGGCTGATGCAAATTTTAAGGAGTTTGACGCTCATAAATTTGGCGTTAGTTCAGCGGCTGGTATAGGTGGTTTGCCAAATATTGAGAAAAACTCAATCACATATTTTGAAAAAGGCGTAAAGAGAATTTCGCCATTTTTCATCCCATCTGCACTTGTAAATATGCTAGGTGGCATAGTTTCAATAAATCACGGACTAAAAGGTCCAAATTTATCAAGCGTAACAGCTTGTGCAGCAAGCACTCATGCGATATCACAAGCTGCAAAATGCATAATGATCGGTCAAGCAACAAATATGCTAGTTATCGGTGCTGAATCAACTATTTGCGGCGTCGGAATAGGTGGCTTTGCAGCGATGAAGGCACTATCAACGAGAAATGATGAGCCAAGTAAGGCATCAAGGCCATTTGATGCAAACCGCGATGGCTTTGTAATGGGCGAGGGCGCTGGCGCACTTGTGCTTGAAGAGTATGAGTCAGCTGTTGCAAGAGGTGCTAAAATTTACGCTGAAGTAGTTGGCTTTGGTGAGAGCGGAGACGCACACCACATCACATCACCAACACTTGAAGGTCCATTAAGCGCGATGAAGCAAGCACTTGATATGGCAAAAGGCGTAAAAATAGACTATGTCAATGCGCATGGTACTTCAACGCCTGTAAATGATAAAAATGAGACAGCTGCACTAAAGGCTGTTTTCGGTGATAAGTGCCCACCAGTTAGTTCAACTAAAGGTCAGACTGGACACTGCTTAGGTGGTGCTGGTGCGATCGAAGCTGTCATATCTATAATGGCAATGAGAGATGGCATCATCCCTCCAACGATAAACTACGAAACACCAGATCCAGACTGTGATCTAGACTACGTTCCAAATAAAGCTAGAAAAGCTGATATAAAAGCTGTTATGAGCAACTCATTTGGCTTTGGTGGAACAAATGGCGTCGTGATATTTAAAAAGTTGGATTAA
- the accA gene encoding acetyl-CoA carboxylase carboxyl transferase subunit alpha, giving the protein MSNYLDFEKSIKQIDEDIANAKIRGDEHAVEILNKNLSKEISKVYKNLNEYQRLQLARHPDRPYAIDYINSFLVDSYEIHGDRAFRDDPAIVCYIGYIGGKKAVVIGEQKGRGTKNKLKRNFGMPHPEGYRKALRVAKLAEKFNLPILFLIDTPGAYPGVGAEERGQSEAIARNLFEFANLKTPIIAVVIGEGGSGGALAIGVADRLAMMKNSVFSVISPEGCAAILWNDPAKQEQATKSMKITADDLKNLSLIDDVINEPINGAHRDKDGAAKALANYFISELAELEKLDINELVAKRIDKILSIGAYEE; this is encoded by the coding sequence ATGTCAAATTATTTAGATTTTGAAAAGAGCATAAAGCAAATTGATGAAGATATAGCAAATGCTAAGATCAGAGGCGATGAACATGCTGTTGAAATTTTAAATAAGAACCTATCTAAAGAGATATCAAAAGTATATAAAAATTTAAACGAATATCAGCGTTTACAACTTGCTCGTCACCCAGACAGACCATACGCTATTGATTATATAAATTCATTTTTAGTTGATAGCTATGAGATCCATGGCGACAGGGCATTTCGCGACGACCCAGCAATAGTTTGCTACATCGGCTATATCGGAGGCAAAAAGGCTGTCGTTATAGGTGAGCAAAAAGGTCGTGGCACTAAAAATAAACTAAAAAGAAATTTTGGTATGCCTCATCCGGAGGGCTACCGAAAGGCTTTACGCGTAGCAAAATTGGCTGAGAAATTTAACCTACCTATCTTATTTTTGATAGACACTCCGGGCGCATATCCTGGTGTTGGCGCTGAAGAGCGAGGTCAAAGCGAGGCCATAGCTAGAAATTTATTTGAATTTGCAAATTTAAAAACTCCAATAATAGCTGTCGTTATCGGCGAAGGTGGAAGTGGCGGCGCCTTAGCTATTGGTGTGGCTGATAGACTTGCCATGATGAAAAACTCTGTCTTTTCAGTCATCTCGCCAGAAGGTTGTGCAGCGATACTTTGGAACGACCCAGCTAAACAAGAGCAAGCTACAAAATCTATGAAGATAACGGCCGATGACTTAAAAAATTTATCGCTTATAGATGACGTGATAAACGAGCCGATAAATGGAGCTCATAGAGATAAAGACGGTGCTGCAAAAGCACTTGCAAACTACTTCATATCAGAGCTAGCCGAGCTTGAGAAGCTTGATATAAACGAGCTTGTCGCAAAAAGAATAGACAAAATCCTCTCTATCGGGGCTTATGAAGAGTAA